The sequence CAGTAGTACACCGTACAAAACGGGTACACTGTTGGACGACTGGTCCGCGTCCATCACTCCCATCCGCATTCGACTCGGGCAAGACGACAGCGGGTGCTATGACAGCCGACCCACCACCAGTGGTCGCCGCTGCCTGTTCAGGTTCGTAGGCGACGATGCCAGATCCGAACGTGAGCCGCGTGCCAGCGTCAGAAGGGAGTTCTGACGAGGATCGCAGTCCATCGGACTGCTCACCAGCGGAACGGCCAGCTAGCACGATTTCAGAATCCCCCGTATAGGAGGACGTGAAACCGTGGTCTAGCTCGTCCGTGTCGCTGAAGAACACGCGAGCTACGTTCAGTGTCCCGATGTAGTCCCGGTCGCCCTCGAACCCACACCGGGCGTTGTCACACCGGAAGTGCCCGCCCCACCAGTGTTCTTGCTGGTGGTCGGGTGACTTGCAGGTGTGGC is a genomic window of Natrarchaeobaculum aegyptiacum containing:
- a CDS encoding zinc ribbon domain-containing protein produces the protein MNSKIQHKRDQLTHDVANQVLALALAYDVDAIVHEDLRSLSPPSDEGTLSWELSSWARRDIIEKIEYRAECAGLAVERVYPQGTSRSCPRCGSTGHTCKSPDHQQEHWWGGHFRCDNARCGFEGDRDYIGTLNVARVFFSDTDELDHGFTSSYTGDSEIVLAGRSAGEQSDGLRSSSELPSDAGTRLTFGSGIVAYEPEQAAATTGGGSAVIAPAVVLPESNADGSDGRGPVVQQCTRFVRCTTESY